Proteins encoded together in one Pseudomonas sp. TCU-HL1 window:
- a CDS encoding ATP-binding cassette domain-containing protein translates to MSAENAYAVELKSVTFKRGTRSIFQDVDIRIPRGKVTGIMGPSGCGKTTLLRLIAAQLKPSSGEVWVNGQNLPKLSRADLFDMRKQFGVLFQSGALFTDLDVFENVAFPLRVHTQLPEEMIRDIVLMKLQAVGLRGAIDLMPDELSGGMKRRVALARAIALDPQILMYDEPFVGQDPIAMGVLVRLIRLLNDALGITSIVVSHDLAETASIADYIYVVGDAQILGQGTPDELMNSDNPRIRQFMKGIPDGPVPFHFPAPDYRQDLLGER, encoded by the coding sequence ATGAGCGCCGAAAACGCCTATGCCGTCGAATTGAAGAGCGTCACCTTCAAGCGCGGTACGCGAAGCATTTTCCAGGATGTCGATATCCGTATTCCGCGCGGCAAGGTCACTGGCATCATGGGGCCTTCCGGCTGCGGCAAGACTACATTGCTGCGCCTGATCGCCGCCCAGCTCAAGCCTTCGAGTGGCGAAGTCTGGGTCAACGGTCAGAACCTGCCGAAGCTGTCCAGGGCCGACCTGTTCGACATGCGCAAGCAGTTCGGCGTGTTGTTCCAGAGCGGCGCCCTGTTCACTGACCTCGATGTCTTCGAGAACGTCGCCTTTCCACTGCGGGTTCATACCCAGTTGCCCGAGGAGATGATCCGGGACATCGTCCTGATGAAGCTCCAGGCCGTCGGCCTGCGTGGCGCCATCGACCTGATGCCTGACGAGCTCTCCGGCGGCATGAAGCGCCGTGTGGCCTTGGCCCGGGCCATCGCCCTCGATCCGCAGATTCTGATGTATGACGAACCGTTCGTCGGCCAGGACCCCATCGCCATGGGTGTGCTGGTGCGCCTGATCCGCCTGCTCAACGATGCGCTGGGCATCACCAGCATCGTGGTCTCTCACGACCTGGCGGAAACCGCGAGCATTGCCGACTACATCTATGTAGTGGGTGATGCCCAGATACTGGGGCAGGGGACCCCGGACGAGCTGATGAATTCCGATAACCCGCGTATCCGCCAGTTCATGAAAGGCATCCCGGACGGTCCGGTGCCCTTCCATTTCCCGGCGCCGGATTACCGCCAAGACCTGCTGGGGGAGCGCTGA
- the mlaD gene encoding outer membrane lipid asymmetry maintenance protein MlaD → MQIRTLEIGVGLFLLAGLLALLLLALRVSGLSYGVSDDTYKLYAHFDNIAGLTVRAKVTMAGVTIGKVTAIDLDRDSYTGRVTMEVEKRVDNLPTDSTASILTAGLLGEKYVGISVGGDEDLLKDGGTIRDTQSALVLEDLIGKFLLNTVNKETK, encoded by the coding sequence ATGCAAATCCGCACCTTGGAAATTGGTGTCGGCCTGTTCCTCCTGGCCGGTCTGTTGGCCTTGCTGCTTCTGGCACTGCGGGTCAGCGGCCTGTCCTATGGCGTCAGTGACGATACCTACAAGCTTTACGCGCATTTCGACAATATTGCCGGTTTGACTGTCAGAGCAAAGGTGACTATGGCCGGCGTCACCATTGGCAAGGTCACGGCTATCGACCTGGATCGCGACAGCTATACGGGCCGCGTCACGATGGAAGTCGAGAAGCGCGTGGACAACCTGCCTACGGACTCCACGGCTTCCATCCTCACGGCTGGTCTGCTGGGCGAGAAGTACGTCGGCATCAGCGTTGGTGGCGACGAGGATTTGCTCAAGGATGGCGGCACCATCCGTGACACACAGTCGGCCCTGGTGCTGGAAGACCTGATCGGCAAGTTCCTGCTGAATACGGTCAACAAAGAGACGAAATGA
- a CDS encoding MlaC/ttg2D family ABC transporter substrate-binding protein, whose amino-acid sequence MIKALRNGLLVLLAALPLLATAAPSARDVVQQTTDQLLADLKANKQQYRSDPNAFYDALNGILGPVVDTDGISRSIMTVKYSRNATPEQMVRFQENFKRSLIQFYGNALLEYDNQNIRVLNAKEGDDGRASVNMELTGRSGSIYPVSYTMVNINGQWMLRNVIINGINIGKLFRDQFADTMQRNGNDLDKTINGWAEVVAKAKLSDEAKQAGGQ is encoded by the coding sequence ATGATCAAAGCCCTGCGAAACGGCCTGCTGGTGTTGCTGGCGGCCCTGCCCCTGCTGGCCACGGCCGCGCCGAGCGCGCGCGATGTGGTGCAGCAAACCACTGACCAGCTGCTGGCCGATCTCAAGGCCAACAAGCAGCAATATCGTAGCGACCCGAATGCTTTTTATGACGCCCTGAACGGCATTCTCGGTCCGGTCGTGGATACCGACGGGATTTCCCGCAGCATCATGACCGTGAAGTATTCGCGTAACGCCACTCCCGAGCAGATGGTCCGCTTCCAGGAGAACTTCAAGCGCAGCCTGATCCAGTTCTACGGCAACGCCCTGCTGGAGTACGACAACCAGAACATCCGCGTGTTGAACGCCAAGGAAGGTGACGATGGGCGAGCCAGCGTCAACATGGAACTCACTGGGCGCAGTGGCTCCATCTACCCGGTGTCTTACACCATGGTGAACATCAATGGGCAATGGATGCTGCGCAATGTGATCATCAACGGCATCAACATCGGCAAGCTGTTCCGCGACCAGTTCGCCGACACCATGCAGCGCAATGGCAATGACCTCGACAAGACCATCAACGGTTGGGCCGAAGTGGTCGCCAAGGCCAAGCTGTCCGACGAAGCCAAGCAGGCGGGCGGCCAATGA
- a CDS encoding BolA family protein, whose amino-acid sequence MQAVEVKSLLEAKLPGTQVEVEGEGCNFQLNLISDELAGLSPVKRQQQVYAHLNAWIADGSIHAVTMKFFSQAAWAERS is encoded by the coding sequence ATGCAGGCCGTAGAAGTGAAAAGCCTCCTGGAGGCGAAACTGCCAGGTACCCAGGTGGAAGTTGAAGGGGAAGGCTGCAACTTCCAGTTGAACCTGATCAGCGACGAGCTGGCCGGCCTCAGTCCGGTGAAGCGTCAGCAGCAGGTATACGCCCACCTGAATGCCTGGATCGCTGATGGCAGCATCCACGCCGTCACCATGAAATTCTTCAGCCAGGCCGCCTGGGCCGAGCGTTCCTGA
- the mlaE gene encoding lipid asymmetry maintenance ABC transporter permease subunit MlaE — translation MRKKSLLERIRLLGRSGLDVLEALGRSTLFLGHALFGRTGVGNGFQLLLKQLYAVGVLSLAIIVVSGVFIGMVLALQGYNILVDYGSEQAVGQMVALTLLRELGPVVTGLLFAGRAGSALTAEIGNMKSTEQLSSLEMIGVDPLKYIIAPRLWAGFISMPLLAMIFSVVGIWGGAMVAVDWLGVYEGSFWSNMQNSVEFTEDVLNGVIKSVVFAFVVTWIAVFQGYDCEPTSEGISRATTKTVVYASLAVLGLDFILTALMFGDF, via the coding sequence ATGCGCAAGAAGTCTTTGCTCGAGCGCATCCGCCTGCTCGGGCGTTCCGGTCTGGACGTGCTGGAGGCGCTGGGGCGCTCCACCCTGTTCCTGGGGCATGCGCTGTTCGGCCGTACTGGCGTGGGCAATGGTTTCCAATTGCTGCTCAAGCAGCTTTATGCCGTTGGTGTGTTGTCGCTGGCGATCATCGTGGTTTCCGGCGTTTTCATCGGCATGGTGCTGGCGCTGCAGGGCTATAACATCCTGGTCGACTATGGATCCGAGCAGGCGGTGGGCCAAATGGTCGCCCTGACCTTGTTGCGCGAACTCGGCCCCGTGGTGACCGGCCTGCTTTTCGCTGGTCGTGCGGGCTCCGCGCTGACAGCCGAGATCGGCAATATGAAGTCCACCGAGCAACTCTCCAGCCTGGAGATGATCGGGGTTGATCCGCTCAAATACATCATCGCGCCGCGTCTTTGGGCGGGCTTCATCTCGATGCCGCTGTTGGCGATGATCTTCAGCGTGGTAGGCATCTGGGGCGGCGCCATGGTGGCCGTGGATTGGCTGGGAGTCTATGAGGGCTCCTTCTGGTCCAACATGCAGAACAGTGTTGAATTCACCGAGGATGTGCTCAACGGCGTGATCAAAAGCGTCGTATTCGCCTTCGTGGTGACCTGGATCGCCGTGTTCCAGGGCTATGACTGCGAGCCGACCTCAGAGGGGATCAGCCGCGCAACGACTAAAACCGTGGTCTACGCCTCGCTGGCCGTGCTGGGGCTGGACTTCATCCTGACCGCCTTGATGTTTGGAGATTTCTGA
- a CDS encoding STAS domain-containing protein produces MSDARIEQAAPGELRLVGVLDYSTGPQLREVGRQLIRASNGAGLVLDCSAVGKTSSVGLALLLAFMRDAQAAGKVVKVRGLTTDMRQIADVSGLTELLPLEA; encoded by the coding sequence ATGAGTGATGCTCGTATCGAACAGGCCGCTCCGGGCGAGCTGCGCCTGGTCGGCGTGCTCGACTACAGCACCGGGCCGCAGTTGCGTGAGGTCGGCAGGCAGTTGATCCGCGCGAGCAATGGTGCGGGTCTGGTACTGGATTGCTCCGCCGTTGGGAAAACCAGCAGCGTTGGCCTGGCCTTGCTGCTGGCGTTCATGCGCGATGCTCAGGCTGCGGGCAAGGTGGTCAAGGTGCGTGGGCTGACCACAGACATGCGACAGATCGCCGATGTATCCGGATTGACCGAGCTACTGCCCCTGGAGGCCTGA